The Selenomonas sp. AB3002 sequence AGGGCCACGCACTCGTCAAAAATCTGTCCCAGGGTGTACTGGTTTTCCAGCTGATGGCCGATTTCCCGCTTTTCCCTGCCGCTGGCGTGCTCGTATTTCTGCAGCAGCTCCTCATTCTGCTTCTTGAGCTCGTCCCGCTCCTTCTGCAGCTTTTCCAGTTCCTGCCGCTTCTGCATCATATTCTGCAGGTCGATGGTATCCGTGTCCACCTCAGCGGTGATATTCACTGTATATTTGAGCACATTGCCCGTGAGTTCCGGCACAGAGTTCTCATGAGTGACCTTCAGCACCGCCCCGGAAATCATGCGCACATCATCCTCAGTCAGCTCGTAGTTCTGCGTGCGGGAGTAACTTTCCACATATACCCCTGCCTGCTCCACTGCTGACCGCATAGCCTCCTGCCGGGCCGCATCCTTGGCGATCTTGGGCGAATCATTATCCCCCATGACATAGACCCCCGTGGCGTGTATCACCTGGGGCGCAGCGCTCACGCAGGCACAGGAAAACAGCAGTCCCATCAGCATAGTAAGGCATAATATTTTTTTGGCCATGCTATCAACCCTCTGTCTTTATCAACTAAATCCAATCTTATATAGCATATATCGACATTTTCACTCTATATTTTAAGTTATTTCTTTGACAATAGCATTAAATCCTGTTTAGAAAAGAATTTTATTTGCCCCAGACAATGCAAAAAGCCCCCGATTCCTCGGGAGCTGAAATCTCAATGCTTAAGACACCACAAAATCAGCTTCGTCAGGCTCATACATCTGCTCCAAGTCTACCATATATATGTGCTCCTGCTCTGCGTTCTTCAAAATCCAATTGGAAAATCCGCTTTTTGAGAACAGCAGATACTGCACCACCGTATACTTCTTGTCGATAAGTTGGTGCCTTGCCTTCAGTTGCTCAAATACGCCCTTGTCCAAGACCTCGTTCTTGAACTTGCACTCACCAATGACCGCCTGTTTGCTGATACTGTCGATACCCACCACATCGATATCTGTTTCCTCTTTCTTGGCAGGATTAGTCCCCCACCATTTCCCTACCTTGGTAGTCAGACAGGCCAACCTGCCGGATGTGCCCATATACATGGTGTAATAGCGGCACATGTCTTCAAAGACACTCCCCATATAATTAGGCAGGTTCTTCTTGACCACATTATCATAGTATATAGCGCCACGGCCAAAGTCAATCATGCCTACTCCGGCAGAGACAAACTGGTACCAAAAGCGAAACATATTGTCAGCCAGCACATATTGCACCTTGCGCTTGTTGTTCTCGTCCGTAATGGCATAGTCCTTTCGCAGAATGCCTGTAGCCACCAGATTGGCCGCCGCATGAGACACCTTGGTTGAGTCCATATGTGTAAGGTCTGCTATGGTCGATATCTTGTTACGTCCCGCTGCCACTGCTTCTATGATGGCATTATACAGAGCCACATTCTTGAACTCCTGTGTCAGAAGATTATTGGGCTCCTCATAGAGATACCCCGTCTCAGCGAAAAACAGCTGCTTCAGATTGTCATCCAGCGATAAGCGGTCATCAAACATAGCCAGATACTTGGCTATGCCGCCGGTCACACCGTACACCACAGCCTTGTCCTCAGCAGAAAACTCAGGCACAAACTCCCCCGCCTCCATGTAATTGAAGGCCTTTAGCTTCATCTGTGAGGTTCTCCTGCCAAAGAGGGGACTCTTTTCACTCAACACTTCATCTTCCATGAAGCTGATTGATGAGCCGCTGAGAATAAGGAACATATTGCCGTCCAGCCATTCCCTGTCTATGAATTTTTGCAGAACAGACAGCAGAGACTTGTCCTGTTCTGCCAGATAGGGGAATTCATCTATGATAAAGATAATCCTCTCCTGCTGTGCTTTTTCACCAATCCAGCTGAAGAAATCCTCATAGGAGCTGAAATTGACCCCTCGCATCTCAGGAGCCAATGCCTCAATAGCATAGTCCCCCATCAACTTCAAGTTGCGCTGGCTACTGCTACGCACCGATGTATAAAATACAGCCTTCTTGTCCTCTATAAAGCGTTGAAGCAAGGTAGATTTCCCCACCCTGCGCCGACCATAGAGCACCATCATCTGAAAACCATCTTTATGATAAAGGCTATTCAGTGCTTCAAGTTCCCGCTTGCGGCCTATGAACTCTACCATCACAAACACCCCTTTAATTGAAGTACGCTTCATTGAAACCAACTTCAATATAATTATATCATAATCTTAACAGGATATCATCTTTTGTGAAGTTGACTTCATTAGAAGTCAATTTCAATGTCAAATATTTAAGTACAGTGATTCGCTCACACACTGCTTTAATCCGCCTTCTATGAGCTTACCATTGCCATGGAGCCAATAACTTTGCATCAGTTTGGACACAATAAGGTACAAATAAGGTACATTTAGGTCTTTCTAGGCAAAAGAAAAAACCCCCGGAACCCCGGAGGCCTTGATTTTTCTATGGAGCTAGCTGCAGGACTTGAACCTGTGACCTGCTCATTACGAATGAGCTGCTCTACCAACTGAGCTAAGCTAGCATATCCGTTACTTGCGCAACTGACGGGTTATATTATAATCCATCTCTGCCTCTCTGTCAATATATTTTTTTATTTCCTCTAACCTCATTGGCAAAACTTATAAGGCAGTCAGCCTATTGGTGCCAAACCAGAGCACATATTGAGAAGGTTTTTCCATTCAGGCGTAGAATATACAATATAGTGTAGTTTGTGCAGAAACATACATCAAGCTAATTGGTAAGGAGGCGGCGCCATGCCAGCCCTGCGCGTCTTAGTCATAGGCAACCAAATATTGGGCGACAACAAGATTGCACAAGAGCTGGCTTTGCGCCTGCCTAAAGACAGCCAGGTGGAGTTTTCTTCTGGTGCCGCTGAAGCCATCGAGAAGACGCGCCAGTTCAAACCCAATGCGGTGGTGCTGAATTTCTCCATGGCCCTCACCCGCATTGAAGGCGAAATGCTCATCAGCCTGCTGGCCAAGAAGATGCAGATTCCCACCATCGCTTTCGGCAGGGTCAATTCCAGCCAGCAGACCGCCCAGCGCATGGGTGCTCTCAAATACATGGTCAAGTCCTCGGACCCTCTGCTGTCCGATCACTTCTACCACCTGCTGGCAGATGACCTGCAGGCCTTGAGAAATGCCCCTGCCTCAGCCCGTCCTGGCGAAGGGTCAGCAGCTCCCCGCCCTGTCTCTTCCTTCAACCGTCCGGCAGCGCGTCCGGGCCTTTCTCCCCTGGCCCGCCGCACACCTTCGGCAGCTGTCCCGCCTGCCGCTCCCCCCTCCATGCCGCCTCCCCGTCGGGGCGGCCCCATCGAGCTCATTGCCATCGGCTCCTCTACTGGCGGTACGGAAGCCCTGTCCGTGGTGCTGCACGGGCTGAAACCTCCGCTGCCCGGCATTGTCATCGTGCAGCATATCCCGGCCATGTTCTCGAAGCTCTTGGCCAACCGGCTCAATGAAGAGTGTCCTCTCTCCATCAAGGAAGCAGAGACTGGTGACAAGGTGGAACCAAACCATGTGTATATCGCCCCAGGCGGCAAGCACATGACCCTCAGCCGCACAGGCTCAGGCCCCCTGGTGCTGGACTGCACCCCCGGGCCGCCTGTCCACAGCTGCTGTCCTGCCGTGGATGTGCTCTTTGACACAGTAGCCAAATATGTGGGGGACAAAGCCTTGGGGGTCATCCTCACAGGCATGGGACGCGACGGGGCTGACGGACTCTCGCAGATGAGGGCCCAAGGGGCCTATACCCTGGGGCAGGATGAGGCCACCAGCGTGGTGTACGGCATGCCAAAGGCGGCCTTTGATCAGGGGGCGGTGTGTGAACAGCTGCCACTGCCGGATATTGCGGCGGCTATTACTAGAGTTGCTAATAATAAGTAAATCCCGAAGATACTCTAAGACGAGTTTCTTCGGGATTTTTGGTTGCTCTCTTTGTTTGGTTTCGGCTGTTCATTTTCTTTGGCGCAAAGAAAACGAACCAAAAGAAAACGCGGCCTTGCCTTTCATCCATGAAAGCCAACGGCCGCAGGAGCGCCCATCCATGGGCGCCGGGGGGACGAGGGTTCGGTGGTTACCGATTTTTATATTTATAACCGAGCCACAGTGCAAACAACCACAAAGGCGTGATGATTACTGCCAGCTGCATGTCGGGGATCTGGGTCATCATGAAGACTACGCCTAAGAGGAACGCCAGGCAGAGGTAGTTGGTCCAGGGATGGAGGATAGCCTTGAACTTGGTCTCCTTGCCTTCCCTTCTGCAGTATTCCTTGAACTTCAGATGGGTGATGCAGATGACAATCCAGTCTACCACTGCCGCTGCTGTGGCTATGGAGATGAAGTACATGAAGACATGGCCCGGGAACATGTAGTTCAGCACGACCACCAGCAGGGTAATGCCCGATGATACCAGGATGCCGTTCACCGGCACCCCACGGCCGGAAATCTTTGCCAGGAAGGTAGGAGCGTCGTCATCAGCAGCCAGGCCGTAAAGCATGCGGCTGTTGCTGTAAATGGCAGAGTTGTAGACAGAAATGGCTGCTGTCAGCACCACGAAGTTCAAGATATGGGCAGCTGCCGGGATGCCCACATTGGAGAAAATCTGCACAAAGGGGCTGGCCTCCATGCCCACTTCATTCCAGGGCCAGAGAGCCATGAGCACTGCCATAGTCCCCACATAGAAGAGCAGGATGCGCACAATGACCCCGTTGATAGCCTGGGGAATAGTGCGGTCAGGGTCATCAGCTTCACCGGCAGTGATGCCGATGAGCTCAATGCCGCCGAAGGAGAACATGACCACCGTAAGCGACAGGCCCAGCCCCCACCAGCCATTGGGCAGGAAACCGCCGTGTGACCAGAGGTTGGAGACGTTCTCCGGGAAGGACATGTTGCCCCCAAAGAGCAGGTAAAGCCCCAGCACAATCATCATCAGGATGGCAGTGATCTTGATAAGCGCCATCCAGAACTCCATCTCGCCATACATGCGCACGTTGATGAAATTGGCTGCCGTAATGACAATGAGGCACACCAGAGCACTGACCCACTGAGGAAGATCCGGCAGCCAGAAATTCATGTAGATGCCCACCGCCGTGAGCTCTGCCATGGAAACAATGACGTAATTAAACCAATAATTCCACCCGGACATGAACCCTGGGAAACTGCCCCAGTATTTGCTGGCATAATAGCTGAAGGAACCTGATACAGGCTCGTCCACCGCCATTTCTCCCAGCATGCGCATGATGAAGAAAATCACGATGCCCCCCAGAAGATAGGCCAACATCACCGAAGGCCCTGCCAGGGCAATAGTGGAAGCAGAACCGTAGAACAGCCCCGTGCCGATGGCGCCGCCCAGGGCTATCATCTGCAGGTGACGGTTCTTGAGGCCCCGCCGCATTTTGCTTGCTTTCGCTTGACTCATTGATTCATCCCATTTCTAAAATAAATTGACACGAATGATATTATACAATAAATAAAGCAGTGCCGCCACCCGGAGGCACTGCCAATCTTTATTATCCAGTTTTTAGCTCAGCAGCAGACTGTCACTGGTGAGCTCGCTGCCTGCCGCTTTTTCGAACATGGCTAAGAGGTCCTTCACGGAGAGGTTCTTCTTCTCCTCCCCTGCCACATCCACCAGGATGCGCCCGTCGTACATCATGATCAGCCGGTTCCCCAGCCGCAGGGCATCGCGCATGTTGTGGGTGATCATCAGGGTGGTGAGCTGCTGTTCCTCCACGATTTTCTTCGTAAGGCTCAGCACCTGCTCTGCCGTCTTAGGGTCAAGAGCTGCCGTATGCTCATCCAGCAACAGCAGCTGAGGCCGCACCATAGTGGCCATGAGCAGGGTCAGTGCCTGGCGCTGGCCACCGGAGAGCAGGCCCACCTTGGACTCCAGCCTGTCCTCCAAGCCCAGGTGCAGGCCTGCCAGAAGCTCCCGGAAATGCCCCCGTTCCTTGTCGGAAGAACTCCAGCGCAGGGTGGGACGCTTGCCCCGCCGGGAGGCAATGGCCAGGTTTTCCTCTATCATCATATTGGCCGCCGTGCCCATCATGGGGTCCTGGAAGACCCTGCCGATGAACTTGGCCCGCTTGTACTCCGGCCACTTGGTGATATCCGTGCCCGCAATGGTGATGCTGCCTGTATCCACCGGAAAAGTTCCCGCAATGGAATTCAGGAGCGTTGATTTGCCCGCACCATTTCCGCCGATAACCGTCACGAAATCCCCCGGTGCAAGATGCAGGGAGAGTTTCCTGAGGGCCAGCTTCTCGGTGATGGAGCCGGGATTGAAAGTCTTGGAAATATCCTTGATATCTAACATATTCGTCCTTTCCGCCCTAACCCCTGCGCATCTTGCGCCAGCGGGACTGAATCAGCGGCAGGGACAGGGCAATGGCCACCAGCACCGCCGTGAAAAGCTTCAGGTCATTAGGCGGCATGCCCATCTGCAGGACAATGGCAATGACGCCGCGATAGACAATGGAGCCCAGGATGACAGAAATCAGGCAGTTCTTGAAGCTGCGGGTGCCGAAAAGCACCTCGCCGATAATCACGGAAGCCAGGCCGATGACGATGGTGCCTACCCCCATGCCCACATCGGCAAAGCCGTTGCTCTGGGCCACCAGGGCACCGGAAATAGCCACCAGTCCATTGGACAGCAGCAGGCCCAGCACGATCATCACGTCAGTGTCGATGCCGTTGGCACGGATCATGTGGGGGTTATTGCCAGTGGCACGCACCGCCGCCCCTATCTCCGTGCCGAAGAACCAGTAGCAGGCCAGGGACACCAGGAGCACGACCACAGCGCCGATGATCAGCACCGTCATGCTCTTGTCTCCCCCTACGGGGAAGATGGTGAAGATGGTTTCCTGCTGCAAGAGCGGCAGGTTGGCCTTGCCCATGACCCGCAGGTTCACGGAATAAAGGGCAATCATGGTAAGGATGCCCGCCAGCAGGGCCGGAATCTTCAGCTTGGTGCAGAGAAAGCCCGTCACCACACCGGAAATCATGCCAGCCACACAGGCCATGAAGATGGCGGGGATGGGCTGCCAGCCCGCCGTCAGCAGGGATGCCGCCACCGCCGCCCCAAGGGGGAAGGAACCTTCCACTGTCAGGTCAGCGATATCCAGCACCCGGAAAGTCAGATAAACTCCAATCGCCAGCAAGGCCCACAGAAGGCCCTGGGAGACGGTTGAAATAACCAGATCCATTTACTCAACGACCTCCGCATCCTTCAGTACATCCTCAGGCAGCTTGATGCCCAGGAGCTCTGCATTCTTCTTGTTCACGGAGACCTTCAGGTCCTTGGCCAGCTCCACGGGCAGGGTAGCGGTCTTGGCCTTGCCCTGCAGCACATCAGCTGCCATGTGGCCCGTCTGGACACCCAGCTTGTAGTAGTCAATGCCGTAGGTAGCCAGGCCGCCCACCTTCACCATATTCGGCTCGCCGCAGATGACAGGCACCTTGGCGCTGTTGGTGATATCGAGCAGAGTGGGGAAAGCGGAAGCAATCACGTTATCCGTAGGCTCATAGAAAGCATCAACAGAGCCGATGAGGCTCTGGGCAGCCTGCTGGATATCGTTGACGGTGGAGATAGTAGCCACCTTCACAGTGAGCCCCTTGCTCTCTGCGTATTCAGTCATGGCCTTGATCTGCACCTCGGAGTTCACCTCGCTGGAGGAATAGATGGTGCCGATGACCTTGGCATCAGGCTTGAGCTTCAGCAGCAGGTCGATCTGCTCCTTGATGGGGTTCATGTCGCTGGTGCCGGAAACATTGCCACCGGGCTCCTTGTTGCTCTTCACCAGTTTTGCACCCTCATAGTCGGTGATAGCCGTGCCCAGGATGGGAATATCCTTGGTGGCATTGGCTATGGTCTGGGCCGCCGGGGTGGCAATAGCGCAAATCAGGTCAAGCTTGGCGCTTACAAAGCGCTGGGCGATATTCTGCAGATTGGACTGGTCAGCCTGTGCGTTCTGGCGGTCAATGGTGAGGTTCTTGCCCTCCTCAAAGCCACGCTCCTTCAGGCCGTCCACAAAGCCCTTGTTGGCAGCATCAAGAGCATTGTGCTCCACCAGCTGGACAATGCCCACATGATAAGTCTTCTCCCCGCTGCCAGCAGCCTGGTCACCGCCGCCGCAGCCAGCCGTCAGGGCTGCCGTGGCAAACAGAGCCGCCGCAACCATCCCTTTGAGTTTTTTTACGCTTAACATATCAATCCCCACCTTTTTGTAATATTTGTTTCCTGTAAGTAGACAGGTTTTATTATACAACATTACACATAAAAATCAAGCAGAGGCCTGCAAGGATTTACCTTTATCCACCTAGAATAGTTATATAAACGAAACACGCAAAGGAGCGAAACCTATGGCAACAGCAGAAAGCGGCGACATCGTCTATGTGAAGCACCGGGGCTATCAGCATTTCGGTGTTTACACAGGCAATGATCGTGTCGTCCATTATTACAAAGAAAAGAACCCGCTGGTGTCCGACGGTATCATCAGGGAAACCAGCCTTTCCGAATTCATGTCCGGCAGCAACACCCTCTATGTGCTGAACGGGGACAGCAACCACAAGCAGCTCCTGGACTGGCTGATCAAGCGTATCTGGGGAGAGGACTTCCAGTCATTTTCCCCGGAAGAGACGGTAGCCCGGGCCCGCAGCAAGATTGGGGAAAAAGGCTACAATCTAGTAAGCAACAACTGCGAGCACTTCGCCCTTTGGTGCAAGACGGGAATTGGCATGTCCACACAGGTAGAAGAAATACTTTCCCTGCTGCTGCCCAAGCTTGATACCGTCCCTGCATCTCCCTCCCCCGCCCATGAGCAAAAAGAAAAGCACCTGCCGCCCAAAGCAGCAGATGCTGTAGATGATTGAATCCTTTTAAAATCTTTGCCTGTCCTTCAAGGCCCTTTCAATATCCCTCTTGGCAGCCTTGGCCTGGAGATCGGCACGCTTGTCGTAGTTGTGCTTGCCGGAAGCCAGGGCCAGCTCAAGCTTGGCCCGGCCATGCTTGAAGTAAATCTTCAGGGGCACCAGTGTGAAGCCCTTCTCTCTCGTCTGGCTGAAGAGCTTCACTATCTCCGCCTTGTGCATAAGCAGGCGCCGCACCCTCAGAGGGTCATGGTTGAAGATATTGCCCTGCTCATAGGGGCTGATATGCATGTGCTCTACAAAGACTTCGCCGTTCTTGATAAAGGCGTAGCTGTCCTTGAGGTTGGCACGGCCTGCACGGAGGCTCTTGACCTCAGTGCCCTTGAGTTCCAGGCCGGTCTCAAAGGTTTCATGTATAAAGAAGTCATGGCGAGCCTTGCGGTTCTCGCAGACAATCTTGATGGCAGCGTTCTGCTTTCCCATAGCCTCCACCTTTCTTCTTGAGATTTGACTTATGTTAAGGCGTTCGGGACAAGGGCACAGCAACGCTTCACTTGAAATTTTTCCTGCGGAAAAATTTCACACGTTACGCTTATGCTGCGTCCTTGCCCCTCACTTACTTTGCTCACTTTGAGTTACCCGTGCCGCCCTCTGTCTTGCGATTGAGATGGGGGCGGCCTTTTGGCGCGCCCTCACGGCGCATTTCCTGCTCCTTGCGCTCGTGGTAGCCGGGGGGATCTGGCCAGACAGCAGAGTTCAGGCCCGTGATCTTCACCCGGTGGTAATCACCCTCCCGGCGCTCCTCACGGCTCTTGCCGCCATTGCGCTTCCTGCCCAGGGTTTCCCTGGTGGCACGCTCTGCACGTCCCGTGCGGTCGGTGCTGCGCTCCTGTGCCCGGGAAGCACGGCCCTTGGCGGGCTTGTCTCCGGCAGGACGGGAAATCTTCTCTCCCGAAGAGCCGCGGCGCTTTGGGCGGTGGCCCTTATGCTGGCTCTTGCTCTTGCCGTCATCGGGAATCTCCTCCAGCACGGAAGCCACCAGGTCGCCATCCTTGGGGCCGCGCTTCCTGCCGCCGCGATTCCTGTCGCGTTCCTTGCGGTCAGCCTTGGGCTTGCCACTGTTCTTGCGGCCGCCGCCCACGGCATTTCTCAGAGCCTGGGCATCATCGGCGCCATTGTCCTTCAGCACGAAATCAAGGTTGCGCTCTTCCACATTGGCGCGCACCAATACAATCTGCACCTCATCACCCAACCGATACTGCTGCTGGGTGCGCTCGCCCACCATGGCGTAGAGGTCCTCACGGTACTCGTAGAAGTCGTTGATCATGGTGGAGACGTGTACCAGTCCCTCCACGCCGTTATCCAGCTCCACGAAGATGCCGAAAGCGGTGACGCCGCTGATGACGCCGGTGAACTCCTCACCCACGAACTGAGCCATGTACTCGATTTTCTTCATGTCCGTGGTTTCCCGCTCAGCCTCGATAGCCACCCGCTCACGGGCAGAGGCATGGTCGGCAATTTCCGGCAGCATGGTCTTCAGCTTGGCTTCACGCTCGCGGGGCATGCCACCCTCAGCCATTTCCTCGCGCAGGAGGCGATGGACAATGAGGTCCGGGTAGCGGCGGATAGGCGAGGTGAAGTGGGTGTAGTAGCGGGCTGCCAGGCCGAAATGACCCAGGGACATCTCGCTGTAGCGGGCCTGCTGCATAGAGCGCAGGGCCACGGTAGAGATGATGCGCTCCTCGGGCTTGCCCTGCACCTTCTCCAGCACCTTTTCCACATCCATGGGCTTGATATGACCAGCCTCATCCTTGCGGACAAAGAGTCCGAAAGCTGCCAGCAGGTTGTTGAAGCGCTCGATCTTTTCCTCGCTGGGCTGCTCATGGACGCGGTAAATGAAGGGCTTATGCCTGAGATCCATGTGCTTGGCCACGGTCTCATTGGCGGAGAGCATGCACTCCTCGATAATGGACTCAGCCAGAGAGCCCTCGCGCTTGATAAGGGCCACCGGGTGCCCCTTCTCGTCCAGCTTCACCTTCACCTCGGGCAGCTCGAAATCAATTGAGCCACGGGCATGGCGGATTTTCTTGCGAAGGTTCCTGATTTCTGCCAGAGTCTCCAGCATCTCCCTGATGTCCTCATTGTCGGACACGAAGGGATCTGCCTTTTCCACCAGCACCTTGTTCACCATGTTGTAGGTGAGGCGGCGGTATACATGGATCACCGTGGGGATGATCTCGTAGCTGGTAATCTCGCCCTCTGGAGAAAGGTGCATCTCACAGGCCATGGAAAGGCGGTCAACCCCTGCATTCAGGCTGCAGATGCCATTGGAAAGCTCCTTGGGCAGCATGGGAATCACGCGGTCCACCAAGTAAACGCTGGTGCCGCGCTCACGGGCCTCGATATCCAGAGGCTGGTTCTCCCGCACATAGTGGCTGACGTCAGCGATGTAGACACCCAGGAAGTAGGAGCCGTCCTCCTTCTTGTAAGCGTAGACGCCATCGTCCAAATCCTTGGAATCCTCCCCGTCTACAGTGACAATGGGGAAGTTGCGGCGATCGCGGCGGCCGCGATACTCCTCGGGGGAAGGTTCCTGCTCCACCCCATCGGCGGCCTTCTGAACCTCCTTTGGGAAGGTCTCGGACAAATCGTACTGGCGCATGACAGAGAGCACATCCACGCCGGGATCCCCCACCTTGCCCAGGATCTCGATGACATTGCCCTCAGCGCTGCGACGGCCATCGGGCCACTTGGTGATTTCCACCACTACCTTGCTGCCGGTCTTGGCCCCATGAATCTGCTTCTTGGGGATGAAGATATCCTGGGTGAGCTTGGTATTGTCCGGCGTCACAAAGCCAAAGGTCTTGCTGCTCTCAAAGGTGCCCACGATCTTCTCATTGGCCCGCTCCAGAATGCGCAGGATCTCCCCTTCACGGGAGCGCCCCTCCTGCTCAGAGGGCGTGACCCGGGCCACTACCCGGTCACCATGCATGGCAGAGCCAATGGCAGGCCCCGGCACAAAGACATCCGTCTCTTCCTCAGTCTCCCTCACATCGGGAATAATGAAGCCAAAGCCCTTGGCAGTCATGGAAATCCGCCCCACCACCAGGTGCATCCGGGCAGGGGTGCCATAGCGGTCGCTGCGGTTCCTGATGATGGCCCCTTCCTGCTCCAGCTCTTCCAAGGCCTCAGAGAAAGCCACCTGCTCCTCTTCGCTAAGCTCCAGATTCTCCGCCAGCTCCTCTGCCAAAAGCGGCTTATAAGCATCCTCACGCATATAAGCCAAAATACGTTCTTTCAATTCCATACGTTCTTACTCCAAAATAAAATTCCGTACAATCCGTACCACACAAACACTCGTACTATCAAACACTCGTACTATCCGAACCCCCAGGGCCCAAGGATGGGCCCCGTGGACGCGGAAATCACACGATGTGATTTCAGTCCACGTTTTCTTTTGGTTCGTTTTCTTTGCGCCAAAGAAAATGAACAGCCGAAACTTATCCTTCCTCGTCCAAAAAAGCTGCCGTCCTTGCAAAGACCAGCTCCCGCTCCGGCTCCAAGGGCAAAAGGTGCCCCGCCTTCTCCAACCAAAAAATCTCTTTCTCCGAACTCTTCACATGCTCATAGATATAATCGGCACTCCTGGGATCTGCCGTGTGATCCCCATAACTGTGCACAATAAGAATAGGCACCTCGATATTCTCCAGGCAGGCATTAGCCTTCTTCATGACCTCCAGCAGCTCATGGACGCACATCAGAGGCATCTTCCTATAAGTGCGGTTCACTGCCTCCGGCACATTCTTCAGATTCCGCCGGGCCTTGGGCACGTACTGTCCCACACACTCTTCCCGGGGAGGCAGTTTCTCCACCCCCCAGCCAGGATGGATGATGGCAGGGGCCGCCAGGGTCACCAGCCGCTCCAGGGGCTTTTCCGCCGCTAGCCGCAAGGCCAAGAGCCCCCCCATGGAGTGCCCCACCACGGAAATGTCCTCGCACAGCCCCGAAAGCAAAGCGTAGCCATCCCGCACAGAGTCCATCCAGTCCTCCCCGGTCATATGGCTCATATCCTCTACTTTAGTAGCATGTCCCGCCAGGCGCACTCCCAGCACCGTATATCCACGTTTTTGAAGGTACTTGCCCATGAGCAAAAGCTCCGCCGGCAATCCCGTGAAGCCGTGAATCAAAAGCACCCCGCGCTTTCCACCGGGCAAGAAAAAGGGTTCCGCCCCAGGCACGATCATCCCTGTCACCCTCCCACAACGTAAATAACATTTTTATTAGGTAATCTAAATCTAAAAGCGCCCCCGGTGATCCGGGAACGCTCAAAGAAGCTTCAATTAGTTGGTCATGCGGGCAATCACGATAGTGATTACGGCAAACAAGATGGCAAAGACCACCGTCACCCGCGCCAGCAGCGCATCCATGCCCCGCGCCTTGCTGGAGAAAACCGTATCGGCACCGCCGCCCAT is a genomic window containing:
- the rnr gene encoding ribonuclease R, with protein sequence MELKERILAYMREDAYKPLLAEELAENLELSEEEQVAFSEALEELEQEGAIIRNRSDRYGTPARMHLVVGRISMTAKGFGFIIPDVRETEEETDVFVPGPAIGSAMHGDRVVARVTPSEQEGRSREGEILRILERANEKIVGTFESSKTFGFVTPDNTKLTQDIFIPKKQIHGAKTGSKVVVEITKWPDGRRSAEGNVIEILGKVGDPGVDVLSVMRQYDLSETFPKEVQKAADGVEQEPSPEEYRGRRDRRNFPIVTVDGEDSKDLDDGVYAYKKEDGSYFLGVYIADVSHYVRENQPLDIEARERGTSVYLVDRVIPMLPKELSNGICSLNAGVDRLSMACEMHLSPEGEITSYEIIPTVIHVYRRLTYNMVNKVLVEKADPFVSDNEDIREMLETLAEIRNLRKKIRHARGSIDFELPEVKVKLDEKGHPVALIKREGSLAESIIEECMLSANETVAKHMDLRHKPFIYRVHEQPSEEKIERFNNLLAAFGLFVRKDEAGHIKPMDVEKVLEKVQGKPEERIISTVALRSMQQARYSEMSLGHFGLAARYYTHFTSPIRRYPDLIVHRLLREEMAEGGMPREREAKLKTMLPEIADHASARERVAIEAERETTDMKKIEYMAQFVGEEFTGVISGVTAFGIFVELDNGVEGLVHVSTMINDFYEYREDLYAMVGERTQQQYRLGDEVQIVLVRANVEERNLDFVLKDNGADDAQALRNAVGGGRKNSGKPKADRKERDRNRGGRKRGPKDGDLVASVLEEIPDDGKSKSQHKGHRPKRRGSSGEKISRPAGDKPAKGRASRAQERSTDRTGRAERATRETLGRKRNGGKSREERREGDYHRVKITGLNSAVWPDPPGYHERKEQEMRREGAPKGRPHLNRKTEGGTGNSK
- a CDS encoding alpha/beta fold hydrolase, which gives rise to MIVPGAEPFFLPGGKRGVLLIHGFTGLPAELLLMGKYLQKRGYTVLGVRLAGHATKVEDMSHMTGEDWMDSVRDGYALLSGLCEDISVVGHSMGGLLALRLAAEKPLERLVTLAAPAIIHPGWGVEKLPPREECVGQYVPKARRNLKNVPEAVNRTYRKMPLMCVHELLEVMKKANACLENIEVPILIVHSYGDHTADPRSADYIYEHVKSSEKEIFWLEKAGHLLPLEPERELVFARTAAFLDEEG
- the smpB gene encoding SsrA-binding protein SmpB — protein: MGKQNAAIKIVCENRKARHDFFIHETFETGLELKGTEVKSLRAGRANLKDSYAFIKNGEVFVEHMHISPYEQGNIFNHDPLRVRRLLMHKAEIVKLFSQTREKGFTLVPLKIYFKHGRAKLELALASGKHNYDKRADLQAKAAKRDIERALKDRQRF
- the secG gene encoding preprotein translocase subunit SecG encodes the protein MVLDAIVAIVLIAAILGQEAKSAGMGGMGGGADTVFSSKARGMDALLARVTVVFAILFAVITIVIARMTN